From a region of the Halolamina sp. CBA1230 genome:
- a CDS encoding RNA-guided endonuclease TnpB family protein — protein MGEEATKTIQTRLHVASGERSWLHDARLASREIFNDSIRLKQQGDNRTEIQREVDRDDFLRNNKCAVVGKALQTWDSYQSLKEWWENQDDPDGGKPTPPSTDKSGAYPLVMAHTEGYRLTVDDDTSRVQFRISPKPYKKVKGHLRGEPDAMGVLRDAITSDEVDVGQAELLYRDGVYYLHVTVTREFDVPEPDTADTVVGVDINERNVALTALDRETMRTKGTLVLDYGRVIQERQRYHTITTRCQEHGKTSIHRKLGDKEERFTEWVLHRLSRAVVEFADQFSNPVIVFEDMTGIRDEIKYGSYMNRRLHKLPFHKFEKFVSYKATWREIPTDTVDAYYNSKTCSCCGERGYRQGRRFRCTNDECDVAQDHADRNASVNIAWRETAKLDGNESNYRTHKTQPQVRLVRLSGSGRVSRPTSSRSLAEQGVLAHG, from the coding sequence ATGGGTGAGGAAGCCACGAAGACGATTCAGACGCGCCTTCACGTAGCGTCTGGTGAACGGTCGTGGCTTCACGATGCCCGCCTCGCCTCACGCGAGATCTTCAACGACAGCATCCGACTCAAACAACAAGGGGACAATCGCACCGAGATACAGCGGGAGGTTGACCGCGACGACTTCTTGCGAAACAACAAGTGTGCGGTCGTCGGCAAAGCCCTCCAAACGTGGGACTCCTACCAATCGCTCAAAGAGTGGTGGGAGAATCAAGACGACCCTGATGGCGGCAAACCGACGCCGCCGAGTACGGACAAATCTGGTGCGTACCCGCTCGTGATGGCGCACACGGAAGGCTACCGCCTCACCGTGGACGACGACACGAGCCGCGTCCAGTTCCGCATCAGCCCGAAACCATACAAGAAGGTGAAGGGCCACCTGCGCGGCGAACCGGACGCAATGGGCGTGCTTCGAGACGCTATCACGTCGGATGAGGTGGATGTGGGGCAGGCCGAACTCCTGTACCGCGATGGCGTGTACTACCTACACGTCACGGTCACACGCGAGTTCGACGTGCCCGAACCTGATACCGCCGATACTGTGGTCGGCGTGGACATCAACGAGCGTAACGTCGCTCTCACTGCCCTTGACCGTGAGACGATGCGGACGAAGGGTACGCTCGTCCTCGACTACGGACGAGTGATACAGGAACGCCAACGCTACCACACCATTACCACTCGCTGTCAGGAACACGGCAAGACGAGCATCCACCGGAAGCTCGGTGACAAGGAGGAACGGTTCACCGAGTGGGTACTCCATCGACTCTCCCGTGCTGTCGTGGAGTTCGCAGACCAGTTCTCGAACCCGGTTATCGTATTCGAGGATATGACCGGTATCCGCGACGAAATCAAGTACGGGTCGTATATGAACCGCCGATTGCACAAACTCCCGTTCCACAAGTTCGAGAAATTCGTATCGTACAAGGCGACGTGGCGGGAGATTCCGACGGATACGGTGGACGCTTACTACAACTCGAAGACGTGTTCGTGCTGTGGCGAGCGTGGGTATCGGCAGGGACGGCGGTTCCGGTGTACGAACGACGAGTGTGACGTGGCGCAAGACCACGCCGACCGGAACGCGTCGGTGAACATCGCGTGGCGCGAGACGGCGAAACTCGACGGTAACGAATCGAATTACCGGACTCACAAAACCCAACCGCAGGTTCGGTTGGTGCGTCTGTCCGGGTCGGGGCGTGTAAGCCGCCCAACCTCATCCCGTTCCCTCGCGGAACAGGGAGTGCTAGCGCACGGCTGA
- a CDS encoding MATE family efflux transporter, with protein sequence MDWPRVRAVWKRVISLAWPVMAEQTFRTLMRTVDIVITATFNPASVVAIGLADLYARLPLRIGLGLGGGTIALSSQDSGAAADANRDEAITQGILLGALLGIPFVLFGFFLSESAIRVFGAGQNVENLGRVVRLGSTYLAIIFATAPARHVALIAARALQGTGDTRTPMYVNVVANAMNILGSLALGLGFAPLGIPRLKIVGVGLATAGANVFTAAMLCLAIWTDWSDASFSLPKDWIIAKQLVVVSTPKVAEGFASTAAEFPFNAILLGFGQPVNAGFQIGRRMYQQVTGPLSRGYNVAASVVVGQRLGEGDADGARFEGWAVAGLGLLTVGGVGVGLVFVADAFVSLFTSNPATVGYAVAFAQVYGVCGAALVVFSVLSGGLQGASETRIPLVARTSGVFGLQLGLTYLLGVVLGWGATGAYVGIAATYVWMALIVAAGFHFTGWAGRAAEMMEERGSDASTW encoded by the coding sequence ATGGACTGGCCCCGCGTCCGCGCGGTCTGGAAGCGGGTCATCTCGCTCGCCTGGCCGGTGATGGCCGAGCAGACGTTCCGGACGCTGATGCGGACCGTCGACATCGTCATCACCGCGACGTTCAACCCCGCGAGCGTGGTGGCGATCGGGTTGGCAGACCTCTACGCGCGGCTGCCGCTCCGGATCGGGCTCGGCCTCGGCGGCGGCACCATCGCGCTCTCCTCGCAGGACAGCGGCGCGGCCGCCGACGCCAACCGCGACGAGGCGATCACGCAGGGGATCCTGCTCGGCGCGCTGCTAGGGATCCCGTTCGTGCTCTTTGGGTTCTTCCTGAGCGAGTCCGCGATCCGCGTGTTCGGCGCCGGACAGAACGTCGAGAACCTCGGCCGCGTGGTGCGACTGGGGTCGACGTACCTCGCGATCATCTTCGCCACCGCGCCCGCTCGCCACGTCGCGCTCATCGCCGCCCGCGCACTCCAGGGCACCGGTGACACCCGGACGCCAATGTACGTCAACGTCGTCGCCAACGCGATGAACATCCTCGGCAGCCTCGCGCTGGGGCTGGGGTTCGCGCCGCTGGGGATCCCGCGGCTCAAGATCGTCGGCGTCGGGCTGGCGACGGCGGGCGCGAACGTGTTCACCGCGGCGATGCTCTGTCTCGCCATCTGGACCGACTGGTCGGACGCCTCGTTCTCGTTGCCGAAAGACTGGATCATCGCCAAACAGCTCGTGGTCGTCAGTACGCCGAAGGTCGCCGAGGGGTTCGCCTCGACGGCCGCGGAGTTCCCGTTCAACGCGATCCTGCTCGGCTTCGGCCAGCCGGTCAACGCCGGCTTCCAGATCGGCCGCCGGATGTACCAGCAGGTGACCGGCCCGCTCTCGCGGGGGTACAACGTCGCCGCCAGCGTCGTCGTCGGCCAGCGACTGGGGGAGGGCGACGCCGACGGCGCGCGCTTCGAGGGCTGGGCGGTCGCCGGGCTCGGCCTGCTCACTGTCGGTGGCGTCGGCGTCGGTCTCGTGTTCGTCGCCGACGCGTTCGTCTCGCTGTTCACGAGCAACCCCGCAACCGTCGGCTACGCCGTCGCGTTCGCGCAGGTGTACGGGGTCTGTGGCGCCGCGCTGGTGGTGTTCTCGGTGCTCTCGGGCGGGCTCCAGGGCGCCAGCGAGACGCGCATCCCGCTGGTCGCCCGCACCAGCGGCGTGTTCGGCCTCCAACTGGGGCTCACTTACCTGCTGGGCGTCGTGCTCGGCTGGGGGGCGACGGGCGCCTACGTCGGCATCGCCGCCACGTACGTCTGGATGGCGCTGATCGTCGCTGCCGGCTTCCACTTCACGGGGTGGGCGGGCCGCGCTGCCGAGATGATGGAGGAGCGTGGGTCGGACGCCTCGACGTGGTGA